GGCCGCACTTGCTGTCGCGCCGGTGCATGCCGCGCAGGCGCTGCGTGCCGCCGCTGCCGGTGACCAGGTGCCCGCGTCACTGGTGGCCGCGCCGCTGCCGGCCGATGACAGCGAGCGTGTGCCGCTTGCCTTCGCCTGGGCGCTCGACCCGGCGCAGCCGCTGCAGGCACCAGGCGCCTACGCCGCGGTCAGCCGCAGCTACTGGCAGCAGGTCGACGCCGCCGAGCTGCAACGCGGCCTGGACCTGCCGCTGACCGCGCCGGATGCGGTGATCCAGGTCAGTCCGGGCGCCGGTGCCCGCGCGCTGCCCGCCGACGCCCTGCAGGTGCGCGATGCGGCCGGCCGCACCAGCGTGGCGCGCAGCGTCGATGCGCGGCAGCTGCAGGCCGCGGGCATGGCGGTGAACGATGGCAGCAGCATGCTGCGCACCGGTGCCAGCAGCGCAGTGGGCGCCTACCGGCTGCAGAGCGCGCAGGCGCAGGGCCGCTACGTGGTGCAGGTGCTGGAACCCAACAGCCCGGTGCGGCTGGAAGTTCAGGCCAATCAGGCGCAGGTACTGGCCGGCGGCAGCGTGCAGCTGCAGGCCCGCCTGCTGGAGGATGGTGCCAGCACCGCGAAGCTGGCCACGCGCCGCGGCAGCCTGGGCGGTGAAGCCCTGCTGGTGGCACCCGATGGCCGCAGCTGGCCGCAACGCCTGCTGCGCACCACCGATGGCAGCCTGCGCGCGCAGGTGCGCATTCCGGCAGAGGCCAGCACGGTGCAGGGCCTGTGGGAACTGCAGGTGTTTGCCCAGGCCGATGGCGTGCTGCGCGATGGCAAGGTTGCCTTCGCAGTGGCGCAGCCTACGGCACGCTTCAGCGGCCAGGCCACGCCCGATGCGGCCAGCCGCCAGGTGAGCCTGCCGCTGCAGGTGGCCGCCGCGGGCCGTTACGAGGCGCGCGGCACGCTGTACGCCACCGGCGCCGATGGCCAGTTGAAGCCGGTGGCACAGGCGCATGCGGCGGCGTGGTTCGAAGGTGCAGGCCGTGGCGTGCTGGTGCTGCCGTTCGACCAGGCCGCGCTGCCGGCCGGCTTCGGCGCACCGTATGAGCTGCGTGACCTGCAGCTGCAGGACCAGAGCCGGATGGCGCCGATCGAATCGCGCGCGTTGGCGCTGCGGTTCTGAGCAGAACGTGGCGGGCCGGATACACCGGCCCGCCGCACCGGCATGACATGACCGCGGGGTAGAGTCGACTGTTAGTCGACTGCCCTCCCAACAGACCGCGAGAACCCCGCGCTGCGCGCGATAGTCGACTAACAGTCGACTCTACCGCCGTCCCGCCGTCCCGCCGGATTACCCCGCGTACGCGGTCAAGACCCCATTCTGTTCCACCACGCTGATCGCACCGCCAAACACCGCCGACAGCGGCTCGTCGCGCAGCAGTTCCTCGCGGGTGCCATCGGCCAGCACGCGGCCATCGCGCAGCAGCACCACCCTCTCGATCTCGGGAATCACTTCCTCGATATGGTGGGTGACCAGCACCAGGGTGATGCCCTGCTGGGCCAGCACGCGCATGGTCGCCACCAGCTGCTGGCGCGCCACCAGGTCCAGGCCGGTCGACGGCTCGTCCAGCAGCAACGCCTGCGGCCGGTTGACCAGGGCGCGGGCGATCAGCACGCGGCGGGTCTCGCCGGCCGACAGTTCGGCATAGGCACGCTCGCGCAGGGCCAGCGCGCCGGTCATCGCCAGCGTCTCGCCCACCCGTGCCCGCATGTCCGCCGTCACCTCGCGGAACGCCGGCACCACATAGCTGGCGAAGAAGCCGGACAGCACGGCCTGTTCCACGGTCAGGCCCGGCATATCGGACAGGTTGCTGCTGAGGTCGCCGGTGACGATGCCCAGCTGCGAGCGCAGCCGATCAACCTGCCAGCGGTTCTGCCCCAGCACCTTCACCGCAACCCGCCCGTCGGCCTGGGCCAGCGGGTACAGCTCGCGGGTGATCAGCTTGATGAAGGTCGATTTGCCGCAGCCGTTCGGGCCCAGCAGCGCGGTGTGCTGGCCCTGGGCGATGCGCAGGCTGAGCCCGTGCAGGACCTTCACCTGTCCGCGGACCACGCTGGCGTGGTCCAGTTCGATCAGCGGGGGCAGCGCCCCGGTGGACGGGGCAGCGGTAACGGCATGGGCGCGCGGATCAAGGCTCGACAACTCAGGTCCCCAACTGTGAACGGTGGCACTTTATGACGGTGCACGAACACCGCCGCGAGGGTGCAGTTTGCAACTTAAGCGCCCATCATGTCTGCCATCCCCGCGTCGATCTGGAGTGCCGCCATGCCCGATGCCCTGATCTCCCTGCTCACCGGTGGCGTGCTCGGCCTGGGCGGCTGGGCCATGCTGGCGGTGCTGCTGGTATTCACCCAGCTCACCATCTTCTCGGTCACCTTGTACCTGCACCGCAGCCAGGCCCATCGCGGGGTCGATTTCCATCCGGCGGTCGCACATGTCTTCCGCTTCTGGCTGTGGCTGACCACCTCGATGATCACCCGCGAGTGGGTGGCCATCCACCGCAAGCACCACGCCAAGGTGGAAACCGAGGATGACCCGCACAGCCCGGTCACCCGCGGCATCGGCAAGGTGTTCTGGCATGGCGTGGAGCTGTACCGCGAAGCCCGCGGCATGCGTGCGGACATCGATCAGTACGGCCGCGGCACGCCGGACGATGCCATCGAGCGCCACCTCTACACCCCGCGCGCCACCCTTGGCCCGGTGCTGCTGCTGGTCATCAACAGCGTGCTGTTCGGCCTGCCCGGCGTGGCCCTGTGGGCGATCCAGATGGCCTGGATTCCGTTCTGGGCGGCGGGTGTGGTCAACGGCCTGGGTCACTGGTGGGGCTACCGCAACTACGAGTCGGCCGACACCTCCACCAACCTGACGCCGTGGGCGTTCTGGATCGGTGGCGAGGAACTGCACAACAACCACCATGCTTTCCCCAGCTCGGCGCGCTTTGCGATGCGCCGCTGGGAGTTCGACATCGGCTGGAGCGCGATCCGCCTGCTGCAGGCACTGCGCCTGGCCAAGGTGCTGCGGGTGGCGCCAGCCATGGACGTGCGCCCGAACATCGCCGTGCCCGATGCAGAGACCCTGAAGGCGCTGCTGTCGCACCGCTTCCAGGCAATGACCGATTACCAGCGCAACGTGTTCATGCCGGCCCTGCGCGAAGAAGCCACCCAGGCCGGGGCCAAGCTGCGCCGCCTGCTGCCGCGCCGCCTGCGCCGGGGCCTGGTCAACGATGGCCGCTGGCTGCAGCCGGACAGCCGTGCCCAGCTCAGCGAATGGGTCGCGCAGCGCCCGCGCATCCGCACCCTGGTGGAGTACCGCGCGCGCCTGGCCGCGCTGCTGGAAGCCCGCGGCCATGATGCCGCCGAGCGCCTGCGCCACCTCCAGGCGTGGTGCCACGAGGCCGAGGAAAGCGGCATTGCCGCCCTGCAGGCCTACGCCGCGCGGTTGAAGGGCTACACCCTGGTGGGCGCATGAGGGAGCTGCTGGTTCCGCTGCTGTGCCTGCTGCCGCTGGTCGCCTCCGCGCAGGTCGCCGACACCGCCACTTACCTGCAGCGCATGGACAGCGACGGCGACGGCAAGGTCAGCGAAGCCGAGTACGTGCAGTGGATGCTGTATGCCTTCGACCACATGGACCGCAACGGCGACGGCGTGCTGACCGCCGACGAACTGCCGGGTGGCAAGGGCAGGCCGATCACCCGCGAACAGCAGCGCCAGGTGATCGTGCAGCGCTTCCACAAGCAGGATGCCAACGGCGATGGCTACCTGGATGCACGTGAACTTTCTGCGCCGCCACGCTGAATCTGCAGTTCCGCGATCGCCGGTAGCGCCGGGCCATGCCCGGCGAGCGCAGGGCGCGGGCGAAAGGCCCGCCGCCGGGCATGGCCCGGCGCCACCGGTCGGTGACGGATCGCGCGGTGCGCCGGCGTAGAATCAGCCCATGCCTGAACTGCCCGAAGTAGAAACCACCCGCCGCGGCCTGGCGCCGCATCTGGAAGGCCGCCGCGTCCATGGCGTGATCCTGCGCCGCGCCGACCTGCGCTGGCCGATTCCGCCGGAGGTGGCCGATCTGCTGCCGGGGCAGCGCATCGACGCGGTGCGCCGGCGGGCCAAGTACCTGCTGCTGGACACCGCCGTGGGCAGCGCCGTGCTGCACCTGGGCATGTCCGGCAGCCTGCGCGTGCTGCCCGGCGACACCCCGCTGCGCACCCACGACCACGTGGACATCAGCCTGGACAACGGCCGCCTGCTGCGTTTCAACGACCCGCGCCGCTTTGGCAGCCTGCTCTGGCAGCCGGCCGGTGAGGTGCATCCGCTGCTGCAGGGGCTGGGCCCGGAGCCGCTGGACGAGGCCTTCGACGGCGATTACCTGTTCGAGCGCGGCCGGGGCCGCAGCGCCCCGGTGAAGACCTTCCTGATGGACCAGGCGGTGGTGGTCGGGGTGGGCAACATCTACGCCGCCGAAAGCCTGTTCAAGGCCGGCATCAGTCCGCTGCGTGAAGCCGGCAAGGTCTCGCGCGAACGCTATCGTCGGCTGGCCCGCGAAGTGAAGGACACCCTCGGCTATGCCATCACCCGCGGTGGCACCACCCTGCGTGATTTCATCAGCCCCGATGGTGCTCCGGGCTACTTCGAGCAGGAACTGCTGGTCTATGGCCGCGACGGCCTGCCGTGCCCGCAGTGCGGTCGCCCCCTCAAGCACGCGATGATCGGCCAGCGCGCCAGCGTGTGGTGCAGCCGCTGCCAGCGCTGAATCTCTTCATGCAGCGCACACCGGCAGCGCTATAGTCCGCTCAGCATCCGCTGCGGGGGGACGTTGCGATGGACGAAGGACCGGATATCACCGTCTGGCTGGACGCCGCGCGCGGCGGTGACCGCACGGCGCTGGACCGCGTGCTGACCACGCTGTACCAGGAGCTGCACGGAATGGCCCGGCGCCAGTTGGCCGGCCAGCAGGGACGTACCCTGGACGCCACCTCGCTGGTGCACGAGTCCTACCTGAAACTGCTCGGCAGCCGCGGCGCGGCGCGCTTCGAGGACCGCGCGCATTTCTTCGCCTATGCCGCCTCGGCCATGCGCAGCGTGGTGGTCGACTACGCGCGCAACCGGCTGGCGCGCAAGCGCGGCGGGGACCTGAAACGGGTGGCCGAGATTCCCGAGAACAGCAGCAGCGGCGTGCGCCTGGACGAGGACCTGCTGGCCCTGGACGTGGCCCTGGAGCGCCTGCAGGCGGTCGATGCGCACCTGGCACGGGTGGTCGAGCTGCGCTATTTCGCGGGCCTGTCCGAACAGGAGATCGCCGAACTCAGCCAGCGCTCGGAGCGCAGCATCCGCCGCGACTGGCAGAAGGCGCGGCTGTTCCTGCTGGCGGCGATGCGCGGCGACTGAGGCGCGCAGGCCGACCATGGATGCCGCGCGCTGGCAGCTGCTTTCGTCCTGGCTGGACCAGCTGCTGGAGCTGGCCCCGGAGGCGCGGCAGCTGCGCCTGCAGCGCCTGGCCGAGCACGACCCGACCCTGGGCCGCGACCTGGAACACCTGCTGCTGCAGGAGGCCGACAGCCAGGAGTTCATGGCCCAGCCGCTGTGGACTGCGGCGCCCCCCGGGCGCGCGGGCAGCCAGGTGGGCCCCTACCGCCTGCTGAGCTCGTTGGGCGAGGGCGGCATGGGCGAGGTCTGGCTGGCCGAGCGCTGTGATGGCCTGTACCAGCGCCAGGTGGCGCTGAAGCTGCTGCGCAGCGGCGTGGCCGACCCCGGGCTGCGCCAGCGCTTCGGCCGCGAACGGCAGATCCTCGCCCGGCTGCAGCACCCGCACCTGGCCCAGCTGCTGGATGCCGGCGTGGACCAGCATGGCCAGCCCTATCTGGCACTGGACTACGTGGAAGGCGAGCCGATCAGTGATTACTGCCGGCGCCTGGAACCGTCGCTGGAAACGCGCCTGCAGCTGATGCTGCAGGTCTGCGCGGTGGTCAGCCACGCCCACGCCAACCTGGTGGTGCACCGCGACCTGAAGCCTTCCAACATCCTGGTCCGCGCCGACGGCACGGTGAAGCTGCTGGATTTCGGCATCGCCGCGCTGCTCGACCACGACGCCGCCGATGCCACCCACCCGCCCACCGAAGTACGTGCGTTCACCCTGCACTACGCCGCGCCGGAACAGGTACGCGGCGAGGCGGTCACCACCCTCACCGACGTCTATTCGCTGGGCGTGGTGCTGTTCGAAGTGGTTACCGGGCACAAGCCCTACCGCCTGCGCCGGCACAGCGATGCCGAATGGGAGCGCTCGATCCTCGACGTGCAGGTGCCGCGTGCATCGTCACTGCTGCTGCGGCTCGCCGACCAGCCCGGCGCCGCGCGGCGCGCGCTGCAGCGTCAGGCCCGGCAGCTGCGCGGTGACCTCGACGTGCTGCTGGAAAAGGCCCTGCAGAAGGATCCCGCGCAGCGCTACGCCTCGGCCGAGGCGCTGGCCGGCGACCTGCAGAGCTACCTGCAGGGCCGGCCGATCCAGGCCCGGCCGCCCGGCGTGGGCTACCGCGTGAACAAATACATCGGCCGCCACCGCTGGGGCGTGGCGCTGGCCTCGGTGGCCGTGCTGGCCCTGCTCGGCACCACCTCCATCGCGCTGTGGCAGGCGCGCCAGGCGCAGGTGGAAATGGCCCGCGCGCAGGCCATGCAGGATTTCACCGTCAGCCTGTTCGACAAGGCGGCCAGTGAGCGCCACGGCCATTTCGACGTGCCGCAGCTGCTGGCCACCGGGCAGCAGCGTGGCGAGGCCGAACTGGCCGACCAGCCGCTGGCGCTGGCCGAGCTGGAAGGCGTGATCGGCCGCCTGCGGATCGGTCTGGGCGATTACCAGCTGGCCCTGCAGACCCTGGACCAGCAGCGCCGGCTGCTGCAGCAGGTGGATGAAGTACCACCGGCCCTGCAGCTGGAAGCGGTGACCCAGCGTGGTCGCGCGCTGCGCATGCTGGGCCGTGACCGCGATTGCCTGGCGCACCTGCAGCCGCTGCAGCCGTTGGCTGCCCGCGAGGCCGATGCATTGCCGGCGACGGTGGCCGAGTTCCACAGCCAGCTGGGCCGCTGCCAGGCGCAGCTGGGCAACGCGGACGCCGCGCGTGCCTCGTTCGAACAAGCGCTCGCCCTACGCCACCAGGGCATCGGCCAGCGCTTTGGCCGCGCCGAGTCGCTGGCCGACCTCGCCGGCCTGGATGCCGGCGCCGGGCACCTGGCTGCCGCGCTGGCCGGTTACCAGCAGGCACTGGCGCTGCTGGACCAGCCGGCCGATGGCCGCAGCCCGCAGGTGATCGGTCTGCACCGCCAGCTGGGCGAGGTGCTGGCACGCCAGGGCCAGACCGAGGCGGCCGCCACCGAACTGGAACTGGCCTGGCAGGCGGCACAGGATGCCTGGGGCCCGCGCCATCCCGAGGCGCTGGTGGTGCGCCGCGCGCGCGCGATGCTGGCCCTGCAGCGCGGGCAGGGCGAGCACGCCGGACAGGAACTGCAGCAGGTACAGGCACAGCTGCTGGCCGCGCTGGGCCCGGCCCACCGCGAGGTCGGCCAGGGTGAGTTCGCG
This genomic stretch from Stenotrophomonas sp. SAU14A_NAIMI4_5 harbors:
- a CDS encoding DUF4785 domain-containing protein, with the protein product MKIHSTLLAAAVLAALAVAPVHAAQALRAAAAGDQVPASLVAAPLPADDSERVPLAFAWALDPAQPLQAPGAYAAVSRSYWQQVDAAELQRGLDLPLTAPDAVIQVSPGAGARALPADALQVRDAAGRTSVARSVDARQLQAAGMAVNDGSSMLRTGASSAVGAYRLQSAQAQGRYVVQVLEPNSPVRLEVQANQAQVLAGGSVQLQARLLEDGASTAKLATRRGSLGGEALLVAPDGRSWPQRLLRTTDGSLRAQVRIPAEASTVQGLWELQVFAQADGVLRDGKVAFAVAQPTARFSGQATPDAASRQVSLPLQVAAAGRYEARGTLYATGADGQLKPVAQAHAAAWFEGAGRGVLVLPFDQAALPAGFGAPYELRDLQLQDQSRMAPIESRALALRF
- a CDS encoding ATP-binding cassette domain-containing protein; this translates as MIELDHASVVRGQVKVLHGLSLRIAQGQHTALLGPNGCGKSTFIKLITRELYPLAQADGRVAVKVLGQNRWQVDRLRSQLGIVTGDLSSNLSDMPGLTVEQAVLSGFFASYVVPAFREVTADMRARVGETLAMTGALALRERAYAELSAGETRRVLIARALVNRPQALLLDEPSTGLDLVARQQLVATMRVLAQQGITLVLVTHHIEEVIPEIERVVLLRDGRVLADGTREELLRDEPLSAVFGGAISVVEQNGVLTAYAG
- a CDS encoding fatty acid desaturase, whose translation is MPDALISLLTGGVLGLGGWAMLAVLLVFTQLTIFSVTLYLHRSQAHRGVDFHPAVAHVFRFWLWLTTSMITREWVAIHRKHHAKVETEDDPHSPVTRGIGKVFWHGVELYREARGMRADIDQYGRGTPDDAIERHLYTPRATLGPVLLLVINSVLFGLPGVALWAIQMAWIPFWAAGVVNGLGHWWGYRNYESADTSTNLTPWAFWIGGEELHNNHHAFPSSARFAMRRWEFDIGWSAIRLLQALRLAKVLRVAPAMDVRPNIAVPDAETLKALLSHRFQAMTDYQRNVFMPALREEATQAGAKLRRLLPRRLRRGLVNDGRWLQPDSRAQLSEWVAQRPRIRTLVEYRARLAALLEARGHDAAERLRHLQAWCHEAEESGIAALQAYAARLKGYTLVGA
- a CDS encoding EF-hand domain-containing protein, giving the protein MRELLVPLLCLLPLVASAQVADTATYLQRMDSDGDGKVSEAEYVQWMLYAFDHMDRNGDGVLTADELPGGKGRPITREQQRQVIVQRFHKQDANGDGYLDARELSAPPR
- the mutM gene encoding bifunctional DNA-formamidopyrimidine glycosylase/DNA-(apurinic or apyrimidinic site) lyase; this encodes MPELPEVETTRRGLAPHLEGRRVHGVILRRADLRWPIPPEVADLLPGQRIDAVRRRAKYLLLDTAVGSAVLHLGMSGSLRVLPGDTPLRTHDHVDISLDNGRLLRFNDPRRFGSLLWQPAGEVHPLLQGLGPEPLDEAFDGDYLFERGRGRSAPVKTFLMDQAVVVGVGNIYAAESLFKAGISPLREAGKVSRERYRRLAREVKDTLGYAITRGGTTLRDFISPDGAPGYFEQELLVYGRDGLPCPQCGRPLKHAMIGQRASVWCSRCQR
- a CDS encoding ECF-type sigma factor, which encodes MDEGPDITVWLDAARGGDRTALDRVLTTLYQELHGMARRQLAGQQGRTLDATSLVHESYLKLLGSRGAARFEDRAHFFAYAASAMRSVVVDYARNRLARKRGGDLKRVAEIPENSSSGVRLDEDLLALDVALERLQAVDAHLARVVELRYFAGLSEQEIAELSQRSERSIRRDWQKARLFLLAAMRGD
- a CDS encoding serine/threonine-protein kinase, with translation MDAARWQLLSSWLDQLLELAPEARQLRLQRLAEHDPTLGRDLEHLLLQEADSQEFMAQPLWTAAPPGRAGSQVGPYRLLSSLGEGGMGEVWLAERCDGLYQRQVALKLLRSGVADPGLRQRFGRERQILARLQHPHLAQLLDAGVDQHGQPYLALDYVEGEPISDYCRRLEPSLETRLQLMLQVCAVVSHAHANLVVHRDLKPSNILVRADGTVKLLDFGIAALLDHDAADATHPPTEVRAFTLHYAAPEQVRGEAVTTLTDVYSLGVVLFEVVTGHKPYRLRRHSDAEWERSILDVQVPRASSLLLRLADQPGAARRALQRQARQLRGDLDVLLEKALQKDPAQRYASAEALAGDLQSYLQGRPIQARPPGVGYRVNKYIGRHRWGVALASVAVLALLGTTSIALWQARQAQVEMARAQAMQDFTVSLFDKAASERHGHFDVPQLLATGQQRGEAELADQPLALAELEGVIGRLRIGLGDYQLALQTLDQQRRLLQQVDEVPPALQLEAVTQRGRALRMLGRDRDCLAHLQPLQPLAAREADALPATVAEFHSQLGRCQAQLGNADAARASFEQALALRHQGIGQRFGRAESLADLAGLDAGAGHLAAALAGYQQALALLDQPADGRSPQVIGLHRQLGEVLARQGQTEAAATELELAWQAAQDAWGPRHPEALVVRRARAMLALQRGQGEHAGQELQQVQAQLLAALGPAHREVGQGEFALGQWASDHGDAALAARHYARAVAIWRQPDHMALLPQALLAQAGALQQAGQQDAAHAALAEARQLLLAQRGAQAPALRELDARLAALAQAEPAVQPSAAR